From the Exiguobacterium marinum DSM 16307 genome, the window TCACGTATGTCATTTATAAGTTAATGATGATTGTACGTGGGACAAAAGCAGTCCAATTAATTAAAGGGATCTCCATCATTCTAGTCAGTTGGTTCTTGAGTGGTTTCTTCGGGTTGAAGACGCTCCAGTTCTTGCTAAATCAGGTGATCACATACGGTCTTCTCGGAATTATCATCATCTTCCAGCCTGAATTGAGACGTGGTCTTGAGCACCTCGGTCGGACGAGCAACTTATTCGGGCGTACAGGAACAAGTGATGAAGAGCAACAACGCCAAATGATTGAAGCCATCGTCAGTTCTGCGCAATATATGTCAAAGCGGCGGATTGGTGCGTTGATTGCGATTGAACGAGATACGGGATTAAACGAGTATGTGGAGACGGGCATTCGTATGGATTCGCATATTACTTCCCAATTAATTATTAACTTATTCATTCCAAACACACCACTCCATGATGGTGCGATGATTATTCAAGATGGAAAGATTGCGGCAGCAGCCTGCTATTTGCCGCTCTCGGAAAGTCCACACATCGATAAGGCCCTCGGGACACGACACCGGGCAGCCATTGGGGTCAGTGAAGTGACAGATAGCGTCACTCTCACCGTGTCAGAAGAAACAGGAGCTGTCTCTCTCGCGATCGCAGGACGCTTATATCGAGAGTTAGATGAAGAAGCGCTTCGTAATAAATTAATTCAAGAACTCGTCATCGAAGAAAAAGAGGCGACCCTCTCGTTCTTCGGCAAAAAAGGAGGGGATAAGTAAGTGATTGATCAGTGGTTACAACATAAGTGGTTTCTCCGCTTCATCGCACTTGCTTTAGCCGTCCTTTTATACTTAATGGTTGCTGAGACCAGTTCCTCGAACAACGCTTCTAGCGCTTTGCCGATTGTTGGACAAAGTTCCATGACGCTCGATGTACCGGTCGAAGTATTTTTTGATGAGGTGCAGTATGTCGCATACAACGTGCCTGAGGAGATGGGTGTTGAGCTTCAAGGTCCCTCAAGTAGTTTAACGATGACCAAACTGGTGAAAGATTATCAAGTGTTTGTCGATTTGACCAACCTTGGAACCGGATTTCATCGCGTCCCAGTCGAGGCACGAGGTTTCGGTGGAGACGTCAATGTCAAATTGGATCGAGAGACAGTTGAAATTTACATTGATCGGAAGCAAACGATTGAAGTTCCGGTGTCTGTGAACCTGTTGAATAAAGATCAATTACCGGAAGGGAAAGTGGCTGGCGATGTTGAAATCGAACCGTCGACTATCAAAGTCACAGGCGGTGCGAGTCGCATTCAAAATGTCAAAGAAATCACGTTAAATGTGGATGTCTCGAATCAAAATCAGACATTCACTCGTGAGATTCCACCGACTATTTTAGAT encodes:
- the cdaA gene encoding diadenylate cyclase CdaA, whose translation is MPLLEQVSYFSFLNLSENVHWYDYLNDVLDIVVVTYVIYKLMMIVRGTKAVQLIKGISIILVSWFLSGFFGLKTLQFLLNQVITYGLLGIIIIFQPELRRGLEHLGRTSNLFGRTGTSDEEQQRQMIEAIVSSAQYMSKRRIGALIAIERDTGLNEYVETGIRMDSHITSQLIINLFIPNTPLHDGAMIIQDGKIAAAACYLPLSESPHIDKALGTRHRAAIGVSEVTDSVTLTVSEETGAVSLAIAGRLYRELDEEALRNKLIQELVIEEKEATLSFFGKKGGDK